Proteins encoded in a region of the Populus nigra chromosome 3, ddPopNigr1.1, whole genome shotgun sequence genome:
- the LOC133689449 gene encoding uncharacterized protein LOC133689449 — translation MGCCLSCKSSTEFNNIRVVHLNGYVQEFQNPVSVSQVTTGQSSSKNLVFTAAQLLSTESKPLKPDAQLETGQLYFLLPHSILQPDVSPVDFLALVKRLSSIAKSSKCCQTQDNSSGTTSLLGQSNPMCRLSGRRSWKPVLDTIREKSFNRRSESDLREMDFETPNSSLRYTVFL, via the coding sequence ATGGGTTGTTGTTTGTCTTGCAAATCCTCTACAGAATTCAACAACATTCGTGTAGTTCACCTGAATGGTTATGTTCAAGAATTTCAAAATCCCGTTTCAGTTAGCCAAGTGACTACAGGCCAATCATCCTCAAAGAATCTCGTCTTCACTGCTGCTCAGCTTCTTTCTACAGAGTCCAAACCATTAAAGCCTGATGCTCAGCTTGAAACGGGCCAACTCTACTTCTTGCTTCCGCACTCAATATTACAGCCTGATGTTTCTCCCGTGGACTTTCTTGCTTTAGTAAAGAGGCTCTCTTCAATAGCAAAATCTAGCAAGTGTTGTCAGACTCAGGATAATTCTTCAGGAACTACTTCCTTGTTGGGCCAGAGTAATCCAATGTGTAGATTATCGGGTAGAAGGTCATGGAAGCCGGTTTTGGATACCATCAGAGAGAAGTCTTTCAACCGGAGGAGTGAATCAGACCTACGGGAAATGGATTTCGAGACCCCAAATAGTAGCTTGAGGTATACTGTATTCTTGTAG
- the LOC133689760 gene encoding glycosyltransferase BC10-like has translation MKTPQLWRLGMGDVQILHGARHRPPLKRPMWIIILVSMVSLFLVCAYIYPPQSSSACYVFSSRGCKVLTDWLPPAPTREFTDEEIASRIVVREILNTPSIPTKKAKIAFMFLTTSLLPFEKLWDKFFSGHEDRFSVYVHASKEKPVHVSRYFVDRDVRSDQVIWGQISMIDAERRLLANALGDPDNQHFVLLSDSCVPLYKFDHIYNYLMYSNMSYLDCFYDPGPHGNGRYSEHMLPEIELKDFRKGAQWFSMKRQHAVIVMADSLYYTKFRDYCKPGLEGKNCIADEHYLPTFFHIVDPGGIANWSVTHVDWSERKWHPKLYRTQDVTSELLKNITSIDLSIHVTSDEKRDVQVQPCLWNGTTRPCYLFARKFHPETTDNLLKLFSNYTSL, from the exons ATGAAGACACCTCAATTGTGGCGTCTAGGCATGGGTGATGTGCAGATCTTGCATGGAGCTCGCCACCGCCCTCCTTTGAAGAGGCCAATGTGGATTATAATTTTGGTTTCAATGGTCAGCCTGTTTCTAGTCTGTGCTTATATCTATCCACCACAAAGCAGTAGCGCTTGTTATGTATTTTCTTCGAGAGGTTGCAAGGTTCTAACAGACTGGCTTCCACCTGCTCCTACAAGGGAATTTACGGATGAAGAAATTGCTTCTCGTATTGTGGTTAGGGAAATTTTGAATACACCTTCTATTCCtacaaaaaaagctaaaattgcttttatgtttttgacTACCAGTTTGTTACCTTTCGAGAAACTCTGGGACAAATTTTTCTCT GGCCATGAGGACAGATTCTCTGTTTATGTGCATGCATCCAAGGAAAAACCAGTTCATGTGAGCCGTTACTTTGTTGATCGAGATGTACGCAGCGACCAG GTGATATGGGGACAAATTTCAATGATTGATGCAGAGAGACGCCTATTGGCAAATGCTCTTGGAGATCCTGATAACCAACACTTTGTGTTACTTTCTGATAG TTGCGTGCCATTGTACAAGTTTGACCACATCTACAACTATCTGATGTACTCGAACATGAGCTATCTTGATTG CTTTTATGATCCTGGTCCACATGGGAATGGTAGGTATTCAGAGCACATGTTACCTGAAATTGAGTTGAAAGACTTTAGAAAGGGTGCACAG TGGTTCTCAATGAAGCGACAACATGCTGTGATAGTTATGGCTGACAGCCTTTACTACACCAAATTCCGCGATTACTGCAAG cctggtttggaagggaaaaatTGCATTGCCGATGAACATTATTTGCCAACATTTTTCCAT ATAGTTGATCCTGGTGGAATAGCAAACTGGTCTGTAACACATGTTGACTGGTCTGAGAGAAAGTGGCATCCAAAATTGTATAGGACTCAGGATGTTACTTCTGAACTTCTGAAGAATATTACG TCAATCGATTTGAGTATTCATGTGACAAGTGATGAAAAG AGGGATGTGCAGGTGCAACCTTGCCTATGGAATGGTACCACACGGCCGTGTTACTTGTTTGCGAGGAAATTCCACCCTGAAACTACCGATAATTTGTTGAAGCTTTTCTCCAATTACACATCACTTTGA
- the LOC133688302 gene encoding oxysterol-binding protein-related protein 4C-like, translated as MVSEGNGDMKVVLTKPLSLDGDAYADYKAPNFVQRFLSLFRNVRPGSDLTNFQLTPQFNIPKSQLQCFGESAYSFGKNLLQQCNNAESSLERFISVVAWSISTTRPPNFGVAPYNPILGETHHVSRGSLNVLLEQVSHHPPVSALHATDDKENIEFIWCQHPVPKFYGTRVEAEVLGKRQLKLLNHGETYMMNSPKLMVRFFPPRVDWIGDVNICCQESGLEAELCYATSSLFGRGGLHSVKGKIYESSSMKTLYEVEGHWNSTVKAKDINSGKETIIYDAKEVFSELKIAVVEDLQGIRPTESAAVWNEVSKAILSKNWTKAREEKSNVEDNQRKLAKERNSKGETWVPNNFTVSYSKEDGWDCSPIQERVPPAPIVVPI; from the exons GTCAGTGAAGGTAATGGTGATATGAAGGTTGTCCTGACCAAGCCTTTATCATTGGATGGAGATGCCTACGCCGACTATAAAGCTCCTAATTTTGTCCAACGCTTCTTAAGTCTGTTTAGGAATGTACGGCCAGGATCAGATCTCACCAATTTCCAG CTTACACCTCAATTCAACATTCCAAAGTCCCAGCTCCAATGTTTTGGTGAATCAGCATACAGCTTTGGCAAAAATTTGCTGCAGCAGTGCAACAATGCCGAGAGCTCACTTGAAAGATTCATCTCTGTTGTAGCATGGAGCATATCCACCACACGTCCTCCTAATTTTGGTGTTGCCCCTTACAATCCCATTCTTGGAGAGACTCACCATGTCTCCAGGGGAAGCCTCAATGTTCTACTCGAACAG GTTTCCCATCACCCACCAGTTTCGGCCCTCCACGCAACAGATGACAAGGAAAATATTGAGTTCATTTGGTGCCAACATCCTGTTCCGAAATTCTATG GTACTAGAGTTGAAGCTGAAGTGCTTGGCAAAAGGCAACTTAAGCTTCTGAACCATGGAGAGACTTATATGATGAATTCACCAAAGCTCATGGTTAGGTTTTTTCCACCTCGGGTTGATTGGATAGGCGATGTAAACATTTGCTGCCAGGAGAGTGGTCTTGAAGCTGAGTTATGCTACGCAACCAGTTCTCTCTTTGGACGTGGAGGACTCCATTCTGTTAAAGGCAAGATTTATGAGTCTTCATCCATGAAGACCCTTTATGAGGTCGAAGGGCACTGGAACAG TACTGTGAAAGCCAAGGACATTAATAGTGGTAAGGAGACAATTATATATGACGCAAAGGAAGTGTTTTCCGAGCTCAAGATTGCTGTCGTCGAGGATTTGCAG GGAATTCGGCCAACTGAATCAGCTGCAGTATGGAACGAGGTGAGCAAAGCCATACTAAGCAAAAACTGGACCAAGGCAAGAGAAGAAAAGAGCAATGTTGAGGATAACCAGAGGAAGCTTGCTAAAGAAAGGAACTCAAAAGGAGAAACTTGGGTTCCTAATAATTTCACTGTATCTTATAGCAAAGAAGATGGCTGGGACTGCTCACCTATTCAAGAGAGAGTCCCACCAGCCCCCATTGTTGTCCCCATCTAA